From one Pagrus major chromosome 21, Pma_NU_1.0 genomic stretch:
- the zte38 gene encoding zebrafish testis-expressed 38 → MAAGKMCVRKSKEETAEWTGLFLNELKTEQESLVFVKRMMAVAISSITYLRGIFPENAYRSRYLEDLCIKVLREDCNTSGASKVVKWMMGCFDALEKQYLQIVFIGVYTNPDQPNCIIESYQFKFKYTEKGPEMGILRNNDVEVQLTLEDTKRASVLLIRKLFLLMQNLDTLPNNVCLTMKLYYYDDITPADYQPPGFKEGESDSLWFEGVAVHFKVGEVQTAFHTLRVRVSAEQGRLEKLQEGNHLRETKQVSQRSSPERKMIKDPRKKILDEEDLPSEDESAQFKKPTRPLAKRNAAARKLSRKKRRT, encoded by the exons aTGGCAGCTGGGAAGATGTGCGTCAGGAAGAGCAAGGAGGAAACTGCTGAG TGGACAGGGTTATTCCTGAATGAGTTGAAAACCGAGCAGGAGTCCCTTGTGTTCGTCAAGAGGATGATGGCTGTGGCAATCTCCTCCATCACATACCTCCGAGGGATTTTTCCGGAGAATGCCTACAGATCCAGATATCTGGAAG ATTTGTGCATCAAAGTTTTACGTGAAGACTGCAACACCTCTGGAGCCAGTAAAGTTGTGAAATG GATGATGGGCTGCTTCGATGCATTAGAGAAGCAGTAT CTCCAGATTGTTTTCATTGGG GTGTACACCAATCCAGATCAACCTAAT TGCATCATTGAGTCATACCAGTTCAAATTCAAATACACAGAGAAGGGACCGGAGATGGGCATACTCAG gaaCAATGATGTGGAGGTGCAGCTGACACTGGAGGACACCAAGAGAGCCTCAGTGCTGCTCATCAGAAAGCTCTTCCTGCTCATGCAGAACCTGGACACCCTCCCCAACAACGTCTGCCTCACCATGAAGCTCTACTACTACGATGACA TCACCCCTGCTGACTACCAGCCACCAGGCTTCAAGGAGGGCGAATCTGACAGCCTCTGGTTTGAAGGCGTCGCTGTGCACTTCAAGGTGGGCGAGGTGCAGACGGCCTTCCACACATTGAGAGTGCGTGTGTCGGCAGAACAAGGCCGGCTGGAGAAGCTTCAAGAGGGGAACCACCTGAGGGAGACCAAGCAGGTTTCTCAGAGAAGTTCTCCAGAGAGGAAAATGATCAAG GATCCTCGTAAGAAAATCTTGGACGAAGAGGATCTACCTTCTGAAGATG AGTCTGCACAGTTCAAGAAACCTACAAGACCCTTGGCAAAG aGAAATGCAGCTGCCAGAAAACTgtcaaggaaaaaaagaagaacttag
- the aldh9a1b gene encoding 4-trimethylaminobutyraldehyde dehydrogenase B — protein MLQRLAAYLRRPAAAPLVASVRCVSSGSVDITAPLNFWAGKRRTSREKRDTESVYEPATGRVLCHLEPCGAVEVNQAVEAAKSAFGHWSKMSGMERARIMIEAAHIIESRREEIAEMEVVNNGKSITEARLDVDSARLCIEYYAGLASTLAGQHVQLPGGSFAYTRREPLGVCVGIGAWNYPFQIAAWKSAPALACGNSMVFKPSPVTPVTAVLLAELYTKAGAPEGLFNVVQGGQETGSLLCHHPDVAKVSFTGSVPTGKKIMEMASKGVKPVTLELGGKSPLLIFQDCDVENAVRGALMANFLSQGQVCSNATRVFVQRDILPEFVEEVVRRTQAIEIGDPLLESTRMGALVSRPHLEKVLSFVDQAKKEGATVLCGGEPFIPSDPKLRGGYYMTPCVLGNCTDEMTCVKEEIFGPVMSVLSFESEEEVLQRANDSTLGLAAGVFTSDVRRAHRVVEHLKAGSCFINNYNITPVEVPFGGFKMSGIGRENGQVTIEYYSQLKTVFVEMGDVDSLF, from the exons ATGCTGCAGAGACTCGCTGCGTACCTGCGACGGCccgctgctgctcctctcgtGGCCTCAGTACGATGCGTGTCCTCGGGCTCAGTGGACATCACGGCCCCGCTGAACTTCTGGGCTGGGAAGAGACGGACCAGCCGAGAGAAACGCGACACGGAAAGTGTTTACGAGCCTGCAACGG GGCGAGTCCTGTGTCATTTGGAGCCATGTGGGGCTGTGGAGGTCAATCAGGCTGTGGAGGCTGCAAAGTCGGCCTTTGGCCATTGGAGCAAAATGTCTGGGATGGAGAGGGCGAGGATCATGATAGAAGCTGCTCATATCATTGAg agcaggagagaggagatagCCGAAATGGAAGTGGTTAACAATGGGAAGTCCATCACAGAGGCCCGTCTGGATGTGGACTCTGCCAGACTGTGTATAGAGTACTATGCAGGGTTGGCCAGCACTCTGGCAG GCCAGCATGTCCAGCTGCCTGGAGGGTCCTTTGCCTACACCCGCAGGGAGCCTCTGGGAGTCTGTGTCGGCATCGGTGCTTGGAATTATCCTTTTCAGATAGCGGCCTGGAAATCAGCTCCAGCCTTGGCCTGTG GTAACTCTATGGTGTTCAAGCCATCACCAGTGACGCCCGTGACGGCGGTCCTGCTGGCAGAGCTGTACACCAAGGCTGGAGCTCCAGAGGGGCTGTTCAACGTGGTGCAGGGTGGCCAGGAGACCGGCAGCTTACTCTGCCACCACCCGGACGTCGCTAAGGTCTCCTTCACTGGGAGTGTGCCCACAGGCAAGAAG ATTATGGAGATGGCATCCAAGGGGGTGAAGCCTGTAACTCTGGAGCTCGGGGGAAAATCTCCTCTGCTCATCTTCCAGGACTGCGATGTGGAGAACGCTGTGAGGGGAGCTCTCATGGCAAACTTCCTCTCTCAAGGCCAG GTCTGTAGCAACGCTACAAGGGTGTTTGTCCAGAGGGATATTCTGCCCGAGtttgtggaggaggtggtgaggaGGACCCAGGCGATTGAGATAGGAGACCCACTATTGGAGAGCACCCGAATGGGGGCATTGGTCAGCCGACCACACCTGGAAAAAGTCCTCTCCTTTGTTGATCAGGCAAAGAAAGAG ggAGCTACAGTGTTGTGTGGAGGTGAACCTTTTATCCCATCAGATCCTAAACTCAGAGGTGGATACTACATGACTCCATGTGTACTGG GCAACTGCACAGATGAGATGACCTGTGTGAAGGAGGAGATCTTTGGTCCTGTCAtgtctgtgttgtcttttgAATCAGAAGAGGAGGTACTACAGAGAGCCAATGACAGCACCCTGGGTCTGGCTGCAGGAGTTTTCACCAG TGATGTGAGGCGAGCCCATCGTGTGGTTGAGCACCTCAAGGCTGGTTCCTGTTTCATCAACAACTATAACATCACTCCTGTGGAGGTGCCCTTTGGAGGCTTCAAAATGTCAG GTATAGGACGGGAGAATGGCCAGGTGACGATCGAATACTACTCCCAGCTGAagactgtgtttgtggagaTGGGAGATGTGGACAGCTTATTCTAA